ACCCGGCGGACACTATCCGCCCGCGACTAGACGCTATGCACGCCGACGTGACGCGAGTGCGAATTCTCAAGGCTGTAAACTACCGCGATATAGACGGTGCCCGGCGTCAACGAGGGCTGACGCTGGCTGATTTACCCGTGATTGAAAAGGCCCTGGAATCACTCCCCGATTGCCGACTTCTGGTGATTGACCCCATCGGGGATTTTCTTGGCAGGCAAGTGGATTCCCACCGTGACAACGAAGTCCGGGAAGTGCTCACTCCGCTGGCTGAGCTGGCCCGGCGGCGCAAGGTGGCCGTCCTGGTGGTCATGCACCGCCGGAAATCTACAGGTGAGGGTGGGGCTGATGAAACGGCCATGGGTTCGCGAGGTTTCACTGGAATTGCCCGAAGTGTTTGGCATGTGTCCAGGGATGCCAACGACAAAAAGCGGCGGCTATTCCTACCCGGGAAACAGAATCTCGCGGAGGAGCTGCCCGGCTTAGCTTTTCGGATTGTCGGTGACTCTCCGTGGACGCGTGTGGAATGGGAACGCGAACCCGTGAACATGAGCGCCGATGAGGGCCTCGAAGCGGAGCGGCAGGCGTCACGCCCCGGCCCCGAGGCCGACGCCCTGGAAGAGGCGAAGGCATTCCTGCTAACGGCATTGAGTGCCGGCCCGCGGTTGGCCAAAGACGTTAGGCAAGAATGGGCCGAGGCTCATTGCGGGAGCGACAAGACTCTTTACCGTGCCAAAAATGCGATCGGTGTTGTGTCTTACCGCCCAGAAAATCCTGGACCATGGTGGTGGCGTCTGCCCGACAGGGCAGATGGTCAAGCAGATAGTCAAAATCCCCTAACACAAAAAACTTGGCCATCTGGTCCATCTGTGGTCAAAAACGGGCTTTTTGAGCGCTCTAGAGGGGCAGATGGTCAAGATGTCCAAGTTATAGGAGAACTTGACCATGTGCTCAATGACCTCAAACCTAAACCCAGCGAGAACCCAACACCTACACCCCCCGAAAGTGGCGGGACGGATTCTGGGCAATCTGGACGGCCTCAACGTCCCGTGGTGGACATTGGTGAACTGAATCGCCGACTGGCGGAAGCGGCCGAAGCCGGCGGCGATGCTTGGGTGGACTTCGCATGAGCGGAGGCAATAGACGTGAAGCACCCGAACACCCTGGACATTAGCAATCACCCCGAAACCAGGCCGGAAAGCCCCCCATACTTCCTTCACTGGCTGAATCGTCCTGGTGTTAAGGTGGTATGGGAAAACGGCAAGCTCCGGCTTGGTGTGAAGCCCGGGGCGTTGTCGGCTGACGAAGCGGCGATCTTGCTCGCGCACAAAGAGGAAGTCGGCGGCTGGCTGTTACTCCACAAACTCTGGGAAGCGGGATATTCACTCCGGCTGCAACCGAGCGAATACGGCCCGGGATACGTTCTGATTCCGACTGGAAAGCCGTCGCAGCCCGTGGACTTCCCGGCCCTCTTTGAACTCTACGACACTTTCCACGACTCCGCGGTTGCCCTGCTACTGGACGCCTGCCGGTTGCTCAAGATCGATCCCATGGATTGGCCGAAGGCTGCCGAAAGATTCGTGAGGGAAGCGGCACTCCGCCGGGAAGAGTGCCCCCGACCGAAAAGGCCGGCGCGAGGCTGAAAAAGGACCCCATGGATACCCCTATTTTGCATCGGGAAGCTAGGTTCCCGCACAAAAAAACGCCCCTGGAAAAACAGCATCAGGAGCCCTCTCATGTCCCATCCGATCATCCCCATCGTTTTGGCCCGCTACGCCTGGCGGGTATGCCCACAATGTGGTGCCGAAGTGATCGTCAGAACCAGCAAGCAAGTGGGCCTGTATCGCATCCGCTATCTGAAGTGTCGGAGTTGCGGATGGGGGAAGAAAAACACTGTACCCGTACAATGCGACTCCCCCAACAGCCCGCAAAACAGTGCAGAGGCCCACTACAATGACGGTGAGAGCAAGGAGAAAGCCAATGCAGTACCTGAGCAATGAAGAATACGAAGCCATCGCCACCCTAGCATTAAAACGCTATGGGTTGACGCAAAGCCAGATTCAAACCTTGTTGGCTGCCC
This is a stretch of genomic DNA from Thermogutta terrifontis. It encodes these proteins:
- a CDS encoding AAA family ATPase, which produces MPDHYPATLKATASNGEIVVTLKGGPLPKPITHSVPVKDRTAWRELADRFHRQFGIDMGDTLNVLLEAVHEAKTQGRDAHPVDPPVESPPVDTPADFPPKTNNTESEFDFQPVIINLEEVVATPVEWLWDKRIPLGRITLLVGKPGQGKSFLTCDFAARVTTGTPWPDGSPCQKGSVLMLTLEDDPADTIRPRLDAMHADVTRVRILKAVNYRDIDGARRQRGLTLADLPVIEKALESLPDCRLLVIDPIGDFLGRQVDSHRDNEVREVLTPLAELARRRKVAVLVVMHRRKSTGEGGADETAMGSRGFTGIARSVWHVSRDANDKKRRLFLPGKQNLAEELPGLAFRIVGDSPWTRVEWEREPVNMSADEGLEAERQASRPGPEADALEEAKAFLLTALSAGPRLAKDVRQEWAEAHCGSDKTLYRAKNAIGVVSYRPENPGPWWWRLPDRADGQADSQNPLTQKTWPSGPSVVKNGLFERSRGADGQDVQVIGELDHVLNDLKPKPSENPTPTPPESGGTDSGQSGRPQRPVVDIGELNRRLAEAAEAGGDAWVDFA